The nucleotide sequence TTGATGAACCAATGAAAATATTATTGACTGCCGAAACCCTTCCACGCATGTGATCTGGTGTCGAGAGCTGTAACACTGTTGACCTTATGACCACACTAATTTCGTCAAATGCACCACTGAGCAACAAAAGGAAACAAGAAAGCAGAAATATACTCGAAAGTGCAAAGCCTATCATCGAAAGCCCAAAACCCGCCACAGCAAGCAAAAGAATTTTACCCGCATTCTCCTTTGGCGGATGATGTGCCATCCAGAAGGCCATAACAACAGCTCCAATTGCAGGAGAAGCTCTTAAAATGCCTAAACCTTCGGCCCCAACATTTAAAATATCCGTCGCAAAAATTGGAAGTAAGGCGACGGCACCTCCAAATAAAACGGCAAATAAATCAAGTGAAATCGCGGATATGATTATCGGATTCTGAAATACAAATAAAATCCCTTCGCGTATGCTTTGAAATACAGATTCACTTTGATTTCTTTCAGTTCTAATTTTTGGCTCAATCAAAAACACCATCGAAATTGATAAAATCATGAGAAGACTATCCAGAAAGTAAACCGATTTTAACCCCAAAAAACCAACCACTAACCCTCCAGCAGCCGGCCCCGAAATCGCTGCCGTTTGCCAAACCGTACTGCTCCAAGCTGCTGCGTTTGCATAAAGCGATCTTGGAACAATTTCAGCAAAAAGCCCAAATACCGCAGGTGTAAGAAAACCTCTCGCAATACCGCTGATAAAAATCACAGTATAAATCGGAAATGCACCACTTGATTGAAAAAAATTTGGTGTAAGAAAAAGGAAGAAGTAAAGGAATAGTGAACAACCTAAAAGGACAAATAGCGAAATAAGAATAATTTGCTTTCGACGGTGAATATCAGCGAGATGACCCGCATAGAGAGCCACGGCAATTGATGGAATCGCTTCTGCAAGCCCAACAAGCCCAAGTGAAAGTGAATCTTTTGTAATCTCATAAACTTGCCAACCTACCGCGACAGCTTGCATCTGAATGGCTACAGTAAATAAAAAACGCGCCGCCAAATAAAGCCGGTATTCTGGGAGTTTTAGCGCTGCATAGGCATCTCTCTCCTCTTGTATTATCTTTTGGAATTCTTGCGATTCAGGATGTGGCATCAGTAAATTATCTATCAATAAAAAAAGCCGGATTTCTCCGGCTCGCGTGGTGTAGGGGGGAGTCGAACCCCCGACCTCAGGGTTATGAATCCTGTGCTCTAACCATCTGAGCTACCACACCATTTCCCTATTGAACAGCATTATACTTTCCAAAAGGGTTGCAAATATACTATTCACCCTTGGGTTAACAAAAGCCTTTCACAGATTTCAATTTTCGTTGATTTCAAGGTTATCTTCAATAAATAAATCTATCATCGATGAGTTTTAGTGAACTGAAAAAATTGACCGATGGGCTGCTTTACCCAAGCGAATCTGATTTTCCCTTGATCGCGTTTCATTGGCCCGAAGCCAAAAACTTTGATAGCACTTCGATTGAAAAATTCATTGTTTCCCGTTTTTATAATAATAAATCCTTTCACCTTGAGCGTTCTATGCATGAGAATTTTTTAGACCCGATTTGCAAAAATGACCCCACAAATCGATTTAATAAATTGAATCAATTCATTAACCGTAATCTTAGAAATCCTCAGGCTTTTCTTTTTTCAGAAAATGACAACCCAAGCGAAAAAAAATTATTTATCGTTGGCTCTTTAAATAGCGGTGAAGCCTGCGGATTTCATACAACACTTATTGAAACCTAAATCATGCTCGATATTCATAACTCGGCTCAACTCAGTCACTTGCTGAATCAATTGCAGCCCAAGGAATCCCCAGTTTTCGGAGCCTTTTCTGCTCAAGGGATGATTGAACATCTCTATTTAAGTCTTCAAATTTCAAATGGTAATCTCCCTCAAACATTGCATTTCCCTGAGAGAAAAGCAGAGATTATTAAACAAAGACTAATCCACTCGCCCAATGAAATTCCGGTAGGGTTTAAATCGCCAATCGTCCCCGATTTACCCCCTCCACTGATTTTTGAATCGATTGAAATGGCGAAAACCAATCTACTTACAGCCCTTTCAAATTTTCATCAGTTTTTTCTTGAAAACCCTGATGCGAAACCAATGAATCCCACAATGGGCGAGCTCAACAAAACCGAATGGGAAACCTTTCATACCAAGCATTTTACACATCACTTCAAACAGTTTAAGTTGATTTAATCGCTTGCGGGAATGTTTACCACTTTTTTTTTGTCGTAAGTCGAAATCGACTCAACTTAAATGACTGTTTTCATCACCAAAACGGCTCAAGGTCATCTCGAAGAGCTTGTCGCTTCAGGTCAAATTCATTCACGAAGGTTTCGCCTCATTCTTAAAGGTGTTGCTCAGGCAATGCCAATTTTGGAAATTCAATTTGATATGATTCCAAGCGATGATGATGCCTTTCTTCGCCAAGCAGGGTTTGAAATTTACATTGATCGAAATTCAAAAAAACATGCCGATGGTGCAATCATCGATTTCTTAGAAACTCCATTTGGCGGCACTTTAACTGTAGAAAATCCTTACCGCATCTAACTCTATTTCTTCAAATGCCCAACCTTGCTTGGATTATTGGCGATCAGCTAACCCCCTCTAACTCAGCGCTTCAATTGCTCGAGAAAAAACATGATTATGTCTTGATGGTCGAATCGCTTGAACACGCAAGCCTTCTCAATCATCACAAACACAAATTGATACTCTGCTTTTCAGCGATGCGCCATTTTCGGGAAGAACTTATTGAGTTGGGCTATCAAGTGCTTTACTTTGAATTGGAAGAGAATCATTCATTCCAGACAGCACTGAAATCAATTTCAAAAAAAAATCATATTAATCGCATTTTCTTAATGGAGCCGCATGAAAAAGCCACCGTTGAATTTGCAAGTAATTTCAATCACGACCCGAAAATTGAACTCACCCCCAATACAATGTTTCTGACCGATCGGCATGCCTTCATCAAAAAAAATAAGAAAAAAAAACACTTGGTAATGGAGCCCTTTTATCGAGAAATGAGAAAGAAACACCGTGTACTGTTGGAGAAGAATGGTCAACCAACAGGTGGGGCGTGGAATTTTGATAAAGAAAATCGTTTGCCGTTGAAATCCGATGTCAAACTCCCTGAAGTTTATTCTCCAAAAAAAGATAAAATTGATCGCGATGTAATCGGGGCTGTCGAAAAGTATTTCCCGAATAATCCCGGTCATACACAAGATTTCTCACTTCCGACAACTCGTGAAGAATCAGAAATTTTCTTTCATGATTTTGTCAAGCACCGCCTCCCACTGTTTGGTAAATATGAAGATGCTATGCTCGCAAACGAAAGTATTCTATTTCATTCCTCTATTTCACCACTTTTGAATATCGGCCTTCTTGACCCTCTTAAGCTTGTCCGCGATGTTGAAGCTTGCTTCAAAAAAAATCACGCACCGATTAATTCTGTTGAAGGTTTTATACGGCAAATCATTGGTTGGCGTGAATTCATATATGCCTGCTATTGGCTTAAAATGTCCGAGACCGATTACCACAAAGAAAATTTTTTTAATAATACTCACAAGCTCCCAGAGTTTTTCTGGACTGGCAATACAAAAATGAACTGTCTCTCTCAAGTTATTAACCGAGTAATCAAGCACGGATACTCTCATCACATAGAACGCTTGATGATTCTTGGTAATTTTGCTCTGCTTTTCGGAGTAAAACCCGAAGAAATCAATCAATGGTTTTGGGAGTTTTATGTCGATTCTTATGATTGGGTCGTTACACCAAATGTTATTGGGATGTCTCAATTTGCAGATGGTGGATTGGTTGCCACAAAGCCCTACGCGGCAAGTGCCAATTATATTTCCAAAATGAGCAACTTTTGTCATAGCTGCAGTTACAATAAAACTGAGCGAACCGGAAAAAATGCTTGCCCTTTCAACTATTTGTATTGGGATTTCTATCTCCGCAATGAAGAGAAACTCAGAGGAAATTCTCGCATCGGAATGGCTTACCAACTCCTTGAAAAAAAGTCAGCCGATGAATTGGTTGCGATTCGTACCTCCGCCGATGAATTTCGTGAAAAAATAAAACCCAATTCATATTATTGAGTATTTGGCTTGATACCTTTATCCCACCTCAAATTTCTCAAACCGCCCCAATTGGTCTATATTCGCACGCCGTTCATCGAGGTCACCACTATGCTGAACACGGCAAAGCACGATTGCGGCTTTTCTATGTTCAGAATGGTTGGTGATAAGCACGATAACTCGGCGTTTATTCACTTAACTCATTATTATTATGGTACATACAAAAGAAATTGATCTCGGTTCTGGCAGAATATTAAAGCTCGAAACCGGAAAACTCGCCAAACAGGCTGATGGTTCTGTCGTTGCAAGCATTGGCGATACAATGGTGCTCGCCACGGTTGTTGCTAAAAAAGATGAACCGCCGCTCGGTCAAGATTTTCTTCCGCTTCAAGTTGAATACCGTGAAAAATATTCGGCAGCTGGTAAATTTCCCGGTGGCTTTGTAAAACGCGAAGGAAAACCAAGTGAAAAGGAAGTTCTCTCTTCCCGCTTAATCGACCGTGCCCTTCGCCCGCTTTTTCCAGATGGGTATTACAACGAAACTCAAGTTATCGTTAATGTCCTCTCAAGCGATCGATCCAACGATGCCGATGTTCTTGGCGGTGTTGCAGCCTCAGCCGCACTCTGCCTTTCCGACATTCCCTTCACAACACCGATGTCAGAGGTTCGTGTCGCCAGAATCAACGGTGAATTTGTCTTGAACCCAACGGTCGAAGAACTTGCCAATACCGAACTCGACATTTGCATTGGAGGCACCGCCGAAACGATTTGCATGCTTGAAGGCGAAATGAAGGAAATTTCTGAAGCTGAAATGCTTGCCGCCATTCGCTTTGGCCACGAAGCTATTACCAAAATATCAAATGGAATTTCTGAAATGGTTAAAACCGCCGGAAAACCCAAAAGAGCTTTTGTTCCGATGCTTCCACCTTCAGAATTAAATGCCTATGTCAAAGGTATTTGCTATTCAAAACTTGAAGCCCTTGCCGCCGAGCCGCTTGCAAAAGAAGCTCGTGCAGAGCGCACCAAAGAGGTTTATCAAGAAACCGTTAAAAAGACACTTGAGAAATTTAAGGCTGAGTTGACCGAAGAAGTCCTCGCCGCTCATCCGGAAAAGGCCGTATTTCTTAATGAGAAAATGATCAAAATCGTCATTCACGATCTCGAGCGCGATGCAATGCGCCGTCAGGTCTTAAAAGGCGGTCTTCGTCTCGATGGCAGAAATACCAAGCAGATTCGGCCTATTTCAATTGAACTCGGGTTGTTACCACGCGTTCACGGCTCAGCTCTTTTTACTCGCGGAGAAACACAAGCGTTGGTATCATTAACGCTTGGCACCAAAAAAGATGAGCAATTGGTGGACACGCTTTACGAAGGCCCATCCAAGAGATTTATGTTGCATTATAATTTTCCGCCCTTCTCTGTGGGCGAAGTTGGTCGCTTAGGATTTACAGGTCGCCGCGAAATCGGTCACGGTAATCTTGCCGAACGAGCAATTAAAATGATGGCACCAAGCGAATCCGAGTTTCCTTATTCGATTCGAATTGTTTCCGATATTCTAGAATCTAACGGCTCTTCTTCAATGGCTTCAGTTTGCGGCGGTACACTTGCTGCGATGGATGCCGGTGTTCCTATGAAAAAGCCTGTTGCTGGAATTGCAATGGGTCTTATCAAAGAAGGAAAAGAATATGCCGTTCTTTCCGATATCCTAGGTAACGAAGATCACTTGGGTGATATGGATTTCAAAGTTGCCGGAACAAAAGACGGGATCACCGCATGCCAAATGGATATCAAAATCGATGGGCTCGATTACAAAATTCTTGAAGAGGCTTTAGCCCAAGCCCGAGAAGGTCGTATGCATATTTTAGGAAAAATGAATGAAGCAATTGTTGCGCCACGAACCGAGCTATCACGCTATGCCCCAAGATTAACCACCATCAAGGTTCCGGTTGAATCCATCGGTGCTGTGATTGGCAAAGGCGGCGAAACCATTCGCTCCATTACCCTTGAAACCGGTACTGAAATTGATATCGCCGATGACGGAACCATCACAATTGCTTCGGTCAGCGGTGAAGCAGCTGAACGCGCTTTGGAAATTATCAAGAGAATTACAAGCGAGCCCGAAATTGGAACCATCTATGAAAACGCCCTTGTCAAAGAAGTTCGTGATGAACTTGGAGCTTTTGTAGAAATTCTTCCAAAAGTTGAAGGCTTATTGCATATTTCTGAACTCGCACATGAGCGTGTTGGAAAAGCAACCGATATCGTTAAAGCAGGCGAACGCATAACGGTTAAATTGCTTGATGTTCAGAAAGATCCGAAGTCCGGCAAACCACGACTTCGTCTTTCTTTGAAGGCACTAATTCCGATGCCTGAAGGAATGGAAGCACCGAAGCCAAGAGAACCGCGCGAACCGCGTGGCGATTATGGCGGGAATCGTGGCGATGGACGCCGTGACAACCGTGGCAATCGTGACCACCGCGGTGACCGTGGCGATCGAGGTGACAGGGGAGATCGGGGCGATAGAAATGGCGGTCATCGTGAACCGCGCGGCGAGTAAGTTCGATTAAATTTTACGATTTAATTCTGGATAACAATCCTCGCTTCGCTAATTTTTCGGAAGCGAGGATTTTTTTTAACTCAAACCTATAATGCTGATGAATTGGCAGGCCATTCTCTTTTCGTTTACAGCAATGATATTTATGCTTGTCATTGCGCGTTATGTTTATCAAGCAGTTATGAAAATTAATATGCACGACGCTGTTGTAATGAAAGACTGCCCTTCAATCGGAATTGCCGTTGCTGGATACCTCTTTGGGGTTGTCCAAATAATAGCGGCCGTTCTTCGCGGGGATGGTCATACCAGTTTTTTAACCGATGCTCTCATTGTTAGCGCCTATGGCATAGGAGGAATCGTGTTGCTTTCACTTCTGGCTTTATTTGGCTTTAAGTGGATTCATAATATTGATGTGGTCACTGAAGTTGCCAATCGAAATACCGCCGCCGGGATTATTGCTGCAGGAGGGTTTATCTCAACTTCTTTGGTGATCGCTGGGACAGTTTCAGGAGATAATACAGGCGGCGATTGGTTAACGGCAATCGTATTTTTCCTTGTTGGACAGGTTTCTCTTCATGTCCTTACAAGACTCTACCGCATTCTGACCGCCTACGACGATGCAATCGAAATAAATAATGGCAACACCGCCGCAGCCCTTGCCTATGCCGGTGTGATGATTGGTATTGCTCTTGCCATTCATTATGGCCTTCAAGGAGAATTTGTTGGCTACGGCCAAAGTTTGATCGGATATGGGAAATCTCTTCTCGTGATTATTTTCTTTTACCCAATTCGTCAATTTTTAGTTCAAGGATTGGTTTTAGGATCAGGATTTGCGATTTATGGGGGTGAATTGGATAAGGAAATTGCTAGAGATAGAAATATCAGTGTCGGAACAATTGAAGCCGCTGCTTATATCGGTACATCGCTCTTAATCACACAGTTAGCTTAATACTTTCCTCATAAAAAAATATTTTGCAATCACAACAGCTGAAAAACAAAATGGGGCAAGAGCCCCGTTTTGTTTTGTGTTAATTTCGGTTGTTTCCAATTCATCTATTCAGCTTTTCTAGCTTTGAGTTTTTCAACGGCAGCTTCGAGCGCAGCACGTTCTTCTTTCGGCAATTCAACTGGTGCTTCATTTGCCTTTTCTTCATCGCCGAAATCCAAGTTAGTATTTAAATCATCCATATTCGGGCGTTTACCTAAAATTTCCTCGAGATCTTTATAATTTAAAACTTCACGCCTCAAAAGATCGGTTGCCATTCGTTCAAGCTTATCACGATTTTCATTGAGCATCCGACGGGTTTCTTGATGTGCTTCATCAATAATTACCTTGACTTCGCTATCAATCAACCGAGCTGTTTCTTCACCATATTTTTTATCAATGCTCATGCCATAAAGAAACTGATTTGAGGTATCGGCAAAAGAAAGATAACCTACTTTTTCGCTCATACCATAAAGAGCAACCATACTATAGGCGATGTCGGTGACGCGTTCTAAGTCGTTTTGAGCGCCGGTTGATATCTGGTTAAAGACAATTTCTTCTGCCACTCTTCCGCCTAAAAGCCCGCAAATTCTTGCAAAAAGTTCATCCTTTGTCATTAAATACCGATCCTCTAATGGCATATTGAGTGTGTAACCCAAAGCACTCACCCCACGCGGCACAATTGTAACTTTTTGCGGCGGATCATTTCCTTCTTTAAGCCAAGAAATAATTGCATGCCCCGATTCATGATATGCCACAATCTTCTTTTCTTTTGGGCTAATCACCTTATTTTTCTTTTCAAGCCCTGCTATCACGCGTTCGATTGCATCTTGAAAATCAATCATTTCAATTTGCTCCTTATTTCTGCGTGAAGCAAGGAGTGCAGATTCATTACAAACATTCGCAATTTCTGCCCCCGCAAAACCGGGCGTTTGAGATGCCAATATTTTTAAATCGACATCTTTGGCAAGCGGCATGTTACGAGAATGAACTTTAAAGATTGCCAAACGACCTTTCAAATCAGGTTTATCAACCGTGATTTGTCGGTCAAATCGACCGGGACGAAGCAATGCTGGGTCGAGAACATCAGGGCGGTTGGTTGCGGCCATCATAATAACACCCTTATCACTTGCAAATCCATCCATCTCAACCAAAAGTTGATTAAGCGTATTTTCTCGCTCATCATTTGCACCCATCATCACGCCCTTTCCTCTCGAGCGTCCTACGGCATCAATTTCATCGATAAAAATTATGCACGGCGCTTTTTCTTTTGCTTGCTTAAACAAATCCCTTACACGAGCTGCACCAACTCCAACAAACATTTCAACGAAATCAGAACCTGAAAGCGAGAAAAATGGAACATTGGCTTCACCTGCAACGGCCTTCGCTAGAAGCGTTTTACCGGCACCGGGTGGCCCAACCAGCAAAACCCCTTTTGGCAATTTTCCGCCAAGCTTTGTGAATCGCTTCGGATCTTTTAGAAAATCAACCACTTCCATTACTTCTTCTTTAGCTTCATCAAGGCCTGCTACATCTTTGAAGGTTATTTTTGTATTTTCTTCACCTTCATACAATTGGCCCTTGCTTTTACCGATATTCATCACTTGCGAATTCGGATTCATCCGGCGGAAAAGGAAGAAGTAAACAGCAATAAAAAGCCCAAAAAAGATAAACCACTGGATACTTTCCGTAAACCAATTTCCATCAGCGACTCCCTGATAGCGAACCCCTTTTTCTTCCAAAAGCTTCACAAGGCTTTCATCCTTAATGGCAACGGAGGTAAATTCGCGAGTATTTGTTTGTCGCTTGAATAGCGATTGCTGTTTCCCCGGAAACTCAACAACCACATTAGGCTTGATGGTATAGGTGACGCGAGAGGGCGAAATCTTTACATCCTGAATTTTATCTTCAGAAAGCAACTGACGAAACTGGCTGTAAGGCAGTTCTACTGTAGAGCTAGACCACAAAAACGTAATCTGAATCCCAATCAAAATTAAAATTGCCATCACATAGTAAATAGCCGAGAATTTTGGTTTTCCGTCTTTATCCTTTTTCTTCTTTTCGCTTCCCTCATCGTTGAAGCCGTCAAAAAAGTTATTGGCCATATCGTTTTGTCCTTTCTTTATTCTTAAATCCTAAAAAAATCTCCTGAAAATTTAGGGTAACTCTTTTCTTTACGCAGCATGTTCAATAAGGTTAGGGATTCAGTGCTGCCAAAAACTTAACCTCAATCCACATTTAACATCAAAAGGTATTTCAAAAATTTAATCTCTATCTAATTCTAAAGCAATATTTGCAAATCTGTATGTCTATCTATTATTTAATGTAACGCAAAAAAAGGAAATAAAATGCGGCGTGTCGCATTGATTTATTCAATCACATCTTGATTAAATCAATACTTGAAGTAAAAAGCAAATTTAGCGAGGAACCAATTTCCCTTTATCAAAGGATAATTGAAAATCCAATTGCAGTATTGAATAAATTCTCAGCCCCGTCTTGATTTACGGGAATCGAATAGCCTAATTCAGGGTCAATGGTGATAAAACCAAAGTCAAAGGAAAAGAAAAGATTGAAATCATAGTTTGTAATGGCAAATACCGAGTTATCAATGATTCTTCTTGATGGCACATTTACAACCGTCCCATTAGCTCTTCTGACTTGCCTTGTTTCGTCGATGAACTTTGGCACAGTTCCAAAACTTAGGTCAAATGCAGGTTCTATGACCAAGTAACTTCCCAATACATTTTCGATTGTAAAGGGTTTACTGAGAGAAGCATAAAAATACCGTTGTGCCGCATCAACTTGTTCGTTGACCACTTGCAGAGGGATTAACCTTCGCACAACTTCAATTGTTTGTTTACCAAAAGTGTAACTAAAGCTCGATGAAATGAATAAGAACTCGTTGTTGTAAAAAAGTGAAATAGTGATATCATTATTCAATGCGGAAATGCTTTGAGCGCTTTCATTTGAAAAAAATGATCGTGAATAAGAAACAGAGGCTTTCAATTTATCAACAATCGGAAAAATATATCCCACCGAGAGAGTCGATTGATCCAGCGGGCTTGTTTGATTGGGAATAAATAAACCACTGGCACTCAAACGCAGTCCAAATCCAAAGCGATATGAAAGTGAGAGCGAAGCAGAACCATTCCCACCACTTTGATCGGTTCCCCTCCAAACTTGCTGACGGGAGCCTCTGCCATTAGCTAAGAAATATGAATTGTTGCCTGAAGGTTGCGAAAAATTATCCCTTTGGTATGCACTTCCGCTGACATCCCGACTAAAGCCAGAGGCAGCAAAGGCATTTTCAAGTGAATCAAGATCTGCTTCTGAATAAGTTTCTTGTGTGACTGCACCATTACTTATCATTGATGCTAAAAATTTTTCATACAATGATTCAGAGAATCGGTCTAAAGAATCTATGGTCTCTATGAGCAATCTTTCTTTTTCCATTTTTCCCAACGGCATTTTACTACTTAGTATCAATGAGTCCGTTCGTTCTATAAGTCTTTTTGCTTCGGTTCTAATAATATTTTTGGTTTGAATGGGTAGATCAAAAAAGTCAACCGTGAGCAGAGTATCTGTATAACCTAAAATCCGCTTTTGAGTGTACTCAGAAAAATCACTGTTAATAGAATTTTTTTTCGTCTGTCCATTTAAGGAGAAAAATGCACAAAAAAGAAGAAGGATAAATATGGATTGTTGATGTTTGATAATCATCTCTGGAACTTTCATTAGCAAATGTTTTTGATTTCAAATAAAAGTATGACAACTCGTCTCTACATCAAGATTAACATTTTTAAAATAAACTTTAAATTTCTTTATGGCGTGATTGAAATCATCATGATACTTTCCGGCATCAAAAAAATATAACATACATAAGCAAATACGGCGGTGGACAAGGGTATGGTAAGGTTATCATCAAAGGTATAATCGCCCAATTTGATAGGAATAAGTTCGGCAATCATTCCGACAAAGGACATCCCTAAAGCAACTCCCCAATGAATTTTTGGAGTGTTAAACGATACTAAAAGAGCGAATACAAAAAAGGCGATACTGCCTTCCAATGACTTTGAGAAAATTTTAGTTTTTCCAAATTTTCTTCCAACAAGAGCCGCTGCTGTATCGGCCACGACTAAAATGGCAAATGAAGCAATGGCAATTAACTTCGGAAAAAAGAAAACCAAAATAAGTGCAGAGAGTGAGACAAAAGTTGCCCCGTTAAAACTTCTTGTCCCTTGTTCATGAGCACGAAGCATACCGCCGAATTGGGCGTAATACCAATTTCTCAACGGTGAAAAAAACATCTTCAAGAGATCAACGATAAAAAACCCTCCAAAAAGTATCGCGAGAAGTAGTAACGCCAAATCCCGCTCTATATGATAGTAAATGATTGGAATCAAAATTGAGGCTGAATGAATTCCCTTCCGAGCCAATTCATTTTGATAATTAATCTGACCGATTTCCGTTTCAGACAAGGGTTGACTTTTCATTTCGGGGCTTTTTCTCAATGATTGACTCATCATTTATTTGATAGAGAATCCGATTTCTTATTTCGAATTCTTGTTGCATATAGGCTACAAAATAAGTCGATAATTGGCATCTACAGATTTATTCTTTTCAACAAATCCAAATGGGTTACCAAGAAATACTAAATTCATCTGATTGAAAATCAACAATAACGGTACTTATTTTCTTCCCTTTTAAGTTTAAGAAATTTTTAACTGGAGACCATTCTTCCATCGCTCGCATCGGTAATGGAAGAAATTCTTCAGCAGTTTTTAAGGTTTTTCCGCCAACTTTGACTGCACGTATATTTTCAAATCCGTGTAAAATTACTTTCACCTTTTTCCGCTGAGAATTTCTTTTACCTATCGGTTTAGACAATAAAATTTGTTTTTTGGACGGTATAAATTCGATTACACGCTTAAAAAAATCCCCATTCTCAAAGTTATAAGTCAAACCGTCATCCTCATAATAGTTGAATGAACCACCACTCATACCATTATAGACATGAAGATATAAGGTATCTGAAGGGGTTTCGGTGGTATGCATAACCACATTTTGCTGAATAACGACT is from Chloroherpetonaceae bacterium and encodes:
- a CDS encoding phosphatidate cytidylyltransferase — protein: MKSQPLSETEIGQINYQNELARKGIHSASILIPIIYYHIERDLALLLLAILFGGFFIVDLLKMFFSPLRNWYYAQFGGMLRAHEQGTRSFNGATFVSLSALILVFFFPKLIAIASFAILVVADTAAALVGRKFGKTKIFSKSLEGSIAFFVFALLVSFNTPKIHWGVALGMSFVGMIAELIPIKLGDYTFDDNLTIPLSTAVFAYVCYIFLMPESIMMISITP
- the ftsH gene encoding ATP-dependent zinc metalloprotease FtsH — its product is MANNFFDGFNDEGSEKKKKDKDGKPKFSAIYYVMAILILIGIQITFLWSSSTVELPYSQFRQLLSEDKIQDVKISPSRVTYTIKPNVVVEFPGKQQSLFKRQTNTREFTSVAIKDESLVKLLEEKGVRYQGVADGNWFTESIQWFIFFGLFIAVYFFLFRRMNPNSQVMNIGKSKGQLYEGEENTKITFKDVAGLDEAKEEVMEVVDFLKDPKRFTKLGGKLPKGVLLVGPPGAGKTLLAKAVAGEANVPFFSLSGSDFVEMFVGVGAARVRDLFKQAKEKAPCIIFIDEIDAVGRSRGKGVMMGANDERENTLNQLLVEMDGFASDKGVIMMAATNRPDVLDPALLRPGRFDRQITVDKPDLKGRLAIFKVHSRNMPLAKDVDLKILASQTPGFAGAEIANVCNESALLASRRNKEQIEMIDFQDAIERVIAGLEKKNKVISPKEKKIVAYHESGHAIISWLKEGNDPPQKVTIVPRGVSALGYTLNMPLEDRYLMTKDELFARICGLLGGRVAEEIVFNQISTGAQNDLERVTDIAYSMVALYGMSEKVGYLSFADTSNQFLYGMSIDKKYGEETARLIDSEVKVIIDEAHQETRRMLNENRDKLERMATDLLRREVLNYKDLEEILGKRPNMDDLNTNLDFGDEEKANEAPVELPKEERAALEAAVEKLKARKAE